The window tagaaaaagggtCGAAAATGAGCTTAAATGGCGAAAGGAAGCATCGGGATGAAAAAGGACGAAAATGCAGCGCACAGCTGGCGGATCGCCAGCTTCGCCAATCTCCAacctggcgactcgccagGACAGACGCCCAGATTTTCCGAGAgcagctggcgactcgccagcttcATCGTTTAACaaacctggcgacccgccaggttcAACCGACTCTTCTAAGCAAGGAAATTCGAGCCCTAATTATATATCATGCATGGGATGCCTCCTACACCATTCTACACGCCTccaaccccaaaaataccactttttcacccagaaaaaagagaagaacgagcagaggacgagtattcatcgcaagattgaagacgaggCCTCCAATCCCGCCCAATCCGATTCTAGGAGTTcatcttttagttttattcttgttcacCTTTTAGCTAAATTTTCCGTAGAGTTCTACAGGGGAGATACAAtaattcttatgtttaattgatttccgtattctatgccttggctcatgtggttatACATTTCTTTGactgatcaccttataaatacatgtggattttactacaagaactgagaagtgagtagtttaatttgaaagagaagaaattgacgactttgccaatataatcgagagatttgagcctttgaatgaagctaagtatcttatgagctattaggagttgttgccttagttctaggaaggagaTTTCcgttctaggtagcaatctacaaattatatgctttgagaaaaaaatagttttaccttagtgatagcttaataacccttgagaACCTTTGTTGGCGTAGTTTGGAAGTTAATTGAGCATAtgatagttgttatcgatcccgtaggattctaccttcctcatccttgatctacatccgttttctcttatttgcttttagttctctagttgtttttaattgtttttaccttgCTTTTAAGTAGATTAAGAAAACCAAACTTTCcgattcatctagatagtaattgaggttggttcgtggtaattaggttgacactgattgtctctgtggatacgatactttttgcttactatttgctacattagccccgtacacttgggggtatacttgtgttaaaaataagttgagtcattagTCCAACTTATttatggatgctctaagatGGAATGTAGCTCTAAGATGGTTAATACACATAGgttttttttgcatttcaCGTTGTAAAATTTTACACACCTATATATCTTCACAAAACCAAATCGTGACACATTTCGCTACATTCAGTATATTCttcctaattaaattctaaatgagATTTGTGGAATTTCAATTGGAGTGGACGCATTTTACATAAGGATGTACACAAATTTTTACCGTATTTGATTGGGACTACGTCGCTCTCCATTCtcaaaattattcaattcatactcgtaactttaaaatatatagaattgAATGTCAAATTATATAGTTTGTGTTCATTAAAATTACTTGGAGGTCCTTTGTGAAGTAGTACATAGTTTTCATTTGACAGAGACGCAAATTTGAATCTCAAGACATGAGATATTGAATGCAGTAGGTATAGTCATGTGACACATcggtaaataaattaatctatgTTTCTTCGTACTGTCAATTTTACCACAAATACTGCAATCTTGTTTATGTATTGTCCaatcttatttattcaaatactatttctccacattctcaaaaaaacattaacacaaaatatgaaatattattatgaagTTAGATATTATGAATTCCAAGAAGAGACAATCGTCCGGGTGCAAATTCACACTAAACATACAAACATTCcgacattaatttttaaattgagatTTGGCATTATCTCTAAACAATTAATGGTGCCTCATTCTCTGAGGATGATTCTGTCTTGTTCCccattaattactaataacaTAGTTGGAATTCCATTTATCCACTATTTAATTAAGCATCATTCAAAAAGACCCTAATCATTCCCATGTAAAACTTTTtacaaaaaggaataaaatcccattttttacaaaaacaaCTAACATCATTCAATGTTCAAGAAATAACATGGGCCCTCATGCATTCAATATTAGGTGTGTGgatatattatagtatatataagCAAGACTTATGCTTAAGTTCATTCACCACTATCACTACAAAGTCACAGAGCACTTATTCAGCAAACTCTAGCTCTTCTTCCTTAAACTTATTCCTCTTCTGTCACCAAAGAGAGAAGAATAAAAGCGAGGGCATAATGAGGTCATGGCTACTGATGTTCCTGCTAATTTTGTCTGTTCTAATTCATGATGCTCAAGGTATTAATTAATGAtcatttattagtattattttcattagAAAGATATGTTGAGTAGCTGTcttgttattaattaattctttgttcaatttatttgtgcaggtagaattttaattagtaataaaGCATCCACTCCAGCTGAAGCTGATCATGGGCTACATGTAAGAATGATATTCTTGAACAATTAATCATGTAAAATAACTACAATTGAATTAGTACTATtagtatattactatatatgaTTATGGATTTTGTAGATTTAACTTAGAATCAATTTTTCAGCAGGAAAAACTTGGTGAGATGAACAAGAGCAATGATGAGAAAGAAAGCAAGAAGTGGTCAGGTAAAAGGAAGGAACCCCACAATTTGTTACCAAGAATCCATGAAGATTACTATGGTCCAAGAATGCACAGACCTAAACACCACTGAGTTCTTCACCTATACACATTTGATTTTCAACCTCTCCTAATTTTTACTAGACAATTATTAGGTTTTACTCCAAAGCCAAATTGATATGACCATTCAATTCTTGTAGCCTCTCCTCCATCATGTACTTCTTGCTCTTGATTAGTTCTAATCATTCCTTTCCATTGTATCATTTTTCTGAGATAATTTAGTGCAACACACAATTAGTGTTTCAAGAATGAGTTGAATTCTATCTCAAGCATTggctttattttattgattgcaGGAAGCAATAGGAAACTTACTTTGATCCATATTTCTAGCACTACCACCATTGCTAAGGTTGGTTAATTAAAtctttacaaaaagaaaataaaataaaatccaattattacactatattttcaagaatcatcaaattttcaaataagaATGCCTACATAATCatggttttttatttggttattACAGAGTGGTGAAATAAAATCGGAGGCCCTTGTTTCAACTAACTCGAAAATGGGAAGGGAAGACCAAAATGTTGTTGTTAATTCATCGTCGAAAACGCAGCAAGAGCAAGATATTGTAGACATGGCTGAGATGGATTACACCTTGGCAAGAAGAAAACCACCAATACACAACTAAGACAAAACTTTTCTAACTTGAAGGAGAAGTTTGTCTAAGCAAAAAGGGTGCAGCATTGCAGAAATGCTGCCATTGTGTATATAATAGAGtgtatttttatgaaatcCTAATAATTATTAGACTATGTGATGATCATTGTGATCAAATTATAAGCACTATATATAGCTGGATAGCAAAATTGTTTTGTTAgcttttgtaatttaaaataattatatgctAAAAGTACAGTTACTTAAAGTAgtttaaaaccctaatttatttAGCATTTTATATTGAGCTATAAACACATATGAATATACATACTCAAgttttaaattgtttaatgCTGAACATTTATTGATGAATATCTGTATTACTATACATGTGGTAtagtgtttatttttgtaagaTATATTCTTGTGTAGTGCACATATGTCAGGTGGAACACATAAAACTATAAGGGGCCTAAAACGCATGTATAGTCATTGGATATATActattcataatttcatataatatCTTAACTAATAAgtacaaataattatatgaattttttggaggatatgaatttgatttttatttgaaggGTGTCTTATCGGCCTTGTATTTATTACAAAACCCCATCTGAGCAAGGGTTTAGGTAAGTATTGGTTCCACatatttattgcaatttttctGCCCATTCCCAACATGTACCCTCTTCTCTTCGACTAGATTAGGGTTTGGTCCACTTGCGGACCACATATGAATTTTCTTGATTATCAGCTCTTATGGCATTGATTGAAGAGTGTATTTTCAAGATTAAAATGTCTTAAATTCGTCGATAACTAGACCACATTTCATATCTGGTTTTTGAAAATGTGGAGTACGCCTCTCATGTGGTCTTCGGATGTTGGTATGTGGACTAGCGTTGACAAATTTGGATACGACACGAACACACATGCACAAAATTAATAGATTGGTGTCAAGCTTTATCGTGTTTATGTCTTTATCCATGTGTGGGTTCACGTcccattattattatattgttatttttatatattagttattttacTTCTTAGTTTACTTGTATGGGGATCTAGCGGTGCGAAATTGAATTTTAGGTAGATATGGACGTTGTTAAAAGACTAATAATTAGGAAGCTCAGTGTATTGATGCATTCttcttaaattaaaagatgttttacaatgtaaaaggaaaaagaaaaagagaaggcccaaattttaaaaaataatactaatatgagCAAGAATTGGGTCCAGCAAGTGATGGTGTCAGCCCACGAAAAAGCCCAAATTTCTGTTTGTGCAGATTTGTGAGATGCAGCCCAATTAATATTCCTTGTActattattcttttctttttggccACCATTTATCCCAAAAGCCAACTCGAGTCTCTACttgtgaaaaaatgaaaataaaactactGTACTAAAAATCGTGAAGAACTATATTATACTCCAATcgtctaaaaaaaaaaaaaatcttactttaatattttaaaattattcatgAACAATACTCTCATTtcaataattagaaaatttttcTCTGAGTATCCACAATACAGCCGCGTCCGCCTATTGTAAGCCGGAGGGGAACTGCAGCGAAGGTGGAACAGCCGGTTATCCGGCGGAGGGATGCGGCGGGCGATACGACGGTCTACTGCGAGTTGCGCAACCGCCACGACGatctttttgaattttgtcttttttttttaattaaaatttttatctatatataaaatatatattctcaattcatttttttctttttgtccgattaattttgttctagtctaattaaaatatatcaataattaaaataaatgtgagGCTAGACAAGTTTTTGTGGTGAGCAATGACTTTAATTACTAGGtggataacttttttttttttttttttggcaaaacaTTGTACTTTGACTGTTTATTCCGAAAAatccttttaaaatttttttcatcttaatTGGTCCTTGTACTCTACCTATTCAAAGGaggatgtttttttttccggCTATAGCATGATTGTGCCAAAGAATTCTTCTTGTGGACACTCTCACTATCTTTGACTCCTCTGTCCTAGCTGTCTAGGAATAATAATGACGGAGAGTAGCGCTTGTTTACTCTTCAACTgtgttttcatatttcaaGATTGGTTGGCTTCAAAAATCTTCtcattttcaatcaaaatCGAGCAAAGCATGGCAGCCTATGGAGCTCTGGTTTCTCTTATGCATATCATAGATACCCTCGACAAACATCCTTCGCCTCCCATTTCTATCCACAAAACACAAGTTCAATCTCTCACTCAAAATGTAACCTTCTTGCAAGAATTTCTTGATGGTTATACATCCCCTGTCGTTGCTGATGGCCGCGAAGCCGATCCATTGGAGCGTCACATTACTGATGCAGTTTATGCAGCTGAGGATGTTATCGAGTCTCAAATTGTGGTTCAAATTGACAAGCGATCCGCAATAGTTGAAGATCCTGACTTCTATCAAGATCTGTAGAAAGTGATAGAAGAAATGGATCTGATCAAGAAAGATGTGTTGAAGATTGCAACTGCAAGCCAAACTCAGCCGCAGCAAAAGCCCGTTGCTGACTCGACGTCTTCTTCTACTGTGAAGGAAAACGTGATGGTGGGTTTTGAACAAGTCTTTCTTGAAGTTTTGGATAAGCTAACTGGAGATCAACTCAATCGCCAAATCATCCCCACCATGGGGATGGGTGTGGCATTGGTAAGCAGgggcggacgcagaaaaaaTTGGCCGTAAGGGCTGAGCTTcatcatatatttaatacgAACTAGTccaaaatatactccctctgtccataaaaatatgcgtACTTTCCATTTTCGCCCGTTcttccacaaaaatatgtgcattttatttttggaaagttatattaattcaataatataGGCCCTACTATCCGtttaacactactttaactacaattttcctcctctctcttactttaccaattttgtctttattCCTGTGTTATACCCcttgcccatatttttatgggatggagggagtatctaaaaaaaagaacatatCAGAGCTTCTAAAGCGGTGACAACTGAATTCTACGTGTTCTCACTGATTGAAAACATTATAAGATTCATTCgttatcaatatataaaaacagGTCCTTCTCAATATAGACAGTTAAAATGTCATTTATCCACTCATCTCCCATTAGTTTATATCAATAAGATATTATCAAGAACCACGTCAACATAACATAACTGTATTCTATATATTAGAcaatcacaattcacaactATTACCTCACAAGTAACattgttataatttttctaatttgcAACTATTCtatcaaaatcttaaaaagaaaaaaggtaaaatataaaattaacaacttTAGTAAACTCTTTACCTCacaatttatgtaaaatttgaatgttAATTTCTGTAAAGTCTCAAAAACTCAAACCCTCTGTAttcctttgattttttaaagtCCCAAAACCGTGTACCCacttcttaaattttaaaaaacgtgtgCCCACCTTAAAAAGTGAGAGCACTTCTATAAAATGCGTTCTCTgttttttaaagttaaaaaCGAGTACATATAAAGTGGGGTAAGTGCGGTAAGTTTGACTTTTacttgtataattaattaatctatacaatatataaaatgggaGTTTTGAGATATTCACTATATTGccattatgaaaattttgtaatattaatgaaaaaaatttaaattatctcAATATTTTATCGGTAATATGTTGGTACTTCACGGAATCATGGGAGCAGTTAAGGATTAGTGGAGTGGTGGATGTCATCTATGGAACTACTTCTGGTCCACTCAAAATTTTCTATGTAAGTTTTTTCACTCGGACGTTTGATCTTCTCTCTGCTGATTGACTACGCATTTTGAGTACAGCAGAGAGCCAGAGAGAAGGTTATGTGCGTGCGTGTTtcctttttattgtttttccaatgatatgtgaattatgcGACTGCATGATGTGTTAATGATTTTTTGTTCCATTCTACTAAGTATTATGTAAACTGCAGAGTGAGAGATAGAAAGCGAGAGAGAGGTGTAGTAGAAATGTTGCATACGGAACGAAAGTATGGAATCAGGCGCATTTAGTGTTGATCATCGTCTCCTGAAGCTATATTCAACCGCTATTGACTCTCTCTTAAACATATAATAGGTTAAACCTTGGTCAGATTTCACTGTTTCTGTAACTTCTAATATCCTTTTAATTGAACATTGATCTATTTATTGGAGGGTAATAACATTTTCGGTTCACAAAATATTATGGTGGAAATTTCAGAGCCTGGAAAATGGAAGAAtgaaatcacaaaaattagttGCAGTTTTCACCACTGGCATTGGATTGGCTAGCACTATAGTAATACATCTGGTTTACTTAGTAACTTTGACTCTGATCAGCACTATATCATGGCAGAAGGGACTGGGTCATGTCAGTGGATGCATTCCCAGCCAAAACCTCAAAATTATGTTCCGTTTCTTTCAGAGACAGGGCACGCTGAAATCCAGAAACAAAAAGGCATATGATGTTTCAGCACAATGTCCTACTTTGCAATTACCATACCCTTCTCAATTGGTAAAGAACCCTTTATGCATACAGATAGAATTCGTCCAGAGTGGAACTAAGATTTCAAGAGCAAAGTTATTGTTAAAAGTAAAAGGGTCGGTAGAATGGTTCATTCTTATTCAATGTATCAACAATGTAGAGTTTACAAGATTATATAGCCTAGGATATTCTATACATGGTAAACCTAGATTACACTcaataaatgtgaaatattcTCTCATATCAATCCCTGATTTTGTGCAATATCTtctaacactccccctcaagctATGTAACGGGGTTGCCGATACTTAGCTTGCCAAGTACTTCTCGAAACGACTTCGAGTTCACCGCCTTTGTTAAGATGTCTGCCAGTTGATCTTCGGACTTGACATAGGGTATCTCCACCACCTTAGCCTCCAAGTTCTCCTTTATGAAATGTCGGTCTACTTCTACATGTTTGGTTCTGTCATGTTGCACCGGGTTTTCAGAAATACTAATGGCTGTCTtgttgtcacagaataatCGACAAGGTAGCGTAGAGTGGAGATTCAACTCCGCCATCAACCTCCGTAGCCATAATATCTCAGTTAATCCGCTCTTAATTCCTCTGAACTCTGCCTCCGCACTTGAAAGTGCTActactttctgtttcttgcTCCTCCACGTTACAAGATTCCCTCCAACAAAGGCAAAGTACCCTGCGGTTGATTTCCTATCATTCGGATTTCCTGCCCTGTCAGCATCAGTAAAACCATGTATCTCCATGTGTCCGTGTTTCTCAAACATGAGCCCATGTTCGGCTGTTCCCTTCAAGTATCGCACAATCCTTAGCACTGCCTCCCAGTGCTCTCCTTGTGGCGCATGCATGAACTGACTCACCACTCCTACTGCGTATGCAATGTCTGGTCTTGTATGAGAGAGGTAGATCAGCTTTCCAACAAGCCTTTGGTATCTCCCCCTGTCGGTCGGTTCTCCATCTTCCTTAATTTGTAGTCCGTGATTTTGCACCATAGGGGTATCTGCAGGTTTGCAATCTAGCATCCCAATTTCTGCCAATAGATCGAGTATATACTTCCTCTGGTTTATGAAGATCCCCTTTTTGATCTCAGTACTTCACTTCCTAAGAAATACTTGAGGAGGCCAAGAtccttcatctcaaattcCTGGAATAAGTTCTTTCTGAGTTCTGCCatttcttcctcatcatcTCCTGTAATGatcatgtcatctacataaaTAATTAGGCACGTGATCTTGCCTTCCTTCTTCTTGAGGAATAGAGTGTGACCTTAATTACTCTTTCATATCCATACTTCTTCATAACCTCTGTAAACCTCCCAAACCACGCCCTCGGAGATTGTTTTAACCCGTATAACGTCTTCTTGAGTTGACAAACTTCTCCTCTCTGAAACTCTTCGGTGAACCCAGGTGGTGGTTCCATATACACAGGTTTTGGTAATTCCCCGTGTAGGAACGCATTAGTTACATCGAACTGATGAAGTGGCCAATCTTTGTTTGCTGCGATCGAGAAAAACACTCTAACAGTGTTAACCTTGGCAACTGAGGAAAAGGTTTCAGCGTAGTCTACCCCATAGGTTTGAGTGTACCCCTTTGCCACAAGTCGCGCTTTATACCTCTCAATTGTACCGTCTAGCCTTTTCTTTATCGTGAACACCCATCTGCATCCAATTGTTTTTGCTCCATCAGGCAATTTCCCTTTCACCCATGTATTGTTCTTCATAAGTGCCTTCATCTCAGTTAGCATAGCTTCCCTCCATTTCTTATGTTTCATAGCTTCTTCGGCTGATTGTGggatctcttcttcttcgtatAGTGCAGCCTCAAAAGCTCGTGCCATCTTGGTGAGATTTCCTTGCACAAAATTTGCTACTCCATACCGGCTTTTCCTCCCAATCCTCTCGGGGGAGTATCTTTTCGGTGGAATTCCCCTTGTAATTCAATAAGGAAGTATAAACCTCCCGGTATCTCCGTCAACAGTGTTATTCTCCTCGTGGAGCTCTGTATCAACAGGGTCAGAAATAACTGGACTTTCAAGTGTCGGTTCAGGGATTACCTCGGATATCGTCGGAGGGGGATCACATGGGGGCGGATGAGATGGCTCTTGTGAAGAGACCTGCTCGGCGGTAGTGACAACTGGTTCTGGTGGTTCCTCAATTTGAGAAGTTGGCAATGGCACCACCCAACTTAGGTAGTCCATAGAACTATCTGGAACATTCTCCCCCTGACTACTAAGGTGGGTGTGGTATAAGTATTCGGTTTCCAAAATATTACAGTTCATGGTGGTGGTGATTTTCTTGGTTTGTGGGTCAAAGCATCTATATCCTTTCTGGTTCACCACATACCCCACAAATACACATTTGGTCGCACAGGGTGATAGTTTGTTTCTCTCATGTTTTGGGATATGAATGTATACGGTACACCCAAATACCTTGGGTAAAAGGTTCATATGGTCTGGAATTTTGGCTTGTTTGGATAGTATATCGAGGGGAGTTTTCATGTGGAGGACTTTGGTTGGTAGGCGGTTGAGGAGGTAGATTGACGTGGCAATGGCTTCTGGCCAAAAAAATTTCGGAACTTTGGATTCAATCATAAGGGCCCGAGTCATTTTTAGAATGGTCCTATTCTTCCGTTCAGCTACCTCATTTTTTTCGGGTGTATAGGCACAGGAGGTTTGATGGATCACACCATGGTCTTTGCAAAATTGGTTCATATGACTGTTAACAAATTCCCTCCCATTATCTAACCTAAGGGTTTTGATAGTGGTATGGAATTGTGTTTGTATCAGTTTAAAAAAGGTAGCAAATTTATCAAAGACTTCAGATTTATgcttcaaaaaataaatccaagtcATTCTAGTGcaatcatccacaaaaatcACGAAATATCGAAAACCATTTCCCCCAATAACTGGTGCAGGGCCCCATACATCAGAATGCACTAAAGAAAACATGGATTTCATACGAGTATTTGTAGGTTTAAAAGACTGTCTGTGGCTCTTGGCCAAAACACAAGTTtcacaagaaaaataagaaggaATTGAAAGGTTCGGATAAAGTAATTTAAAGTAACCAGGAGAGGGGTGTCCTAGTCTTCGGTGCCAAAGCCAAGTTTCCTGCTTCGTGGATCCGTGAGCCAGCATCGCACTACCATGTTGAGCTATCTCGTCCACGTAGTAGAGTCCTTGCttctcagtgccacgcccaagaATCCCCCTCGTCTGAATATCCTGTAAGATACAAAAGTCGGGATGCATCAGTAGTGTACAGTTTAATTCCTTAGTCACATGACTAATAGACATCAGTCTCTGAGATAAACTGGGAACATGTAAACAGTTTTTAAGACGGAGGGTAGGGGAAATCTCAATCGTTCCTGATCCCATAACATTAATCAAATCCCCGCTCGCAGTTTTAATATATGACTTTGGAATCTcactaaaaacaagaaaatcatTTCTATCAGGTGTCATGGTATCAGTTGCCCCACAGTCAAAAATCCAACCCTTTGAATCTCTATCAGATAAATCTTGAACATGGTATGCAACGAAAATTAAGGGTGCAAACTGATTCCTAGACACAAAATTTgggtaaatttgtaatttctggGACGTTTGGGGTTCAATTGCAGATTTATCAAAGCCTGGGGTCCTAAATAACATGGAATGGGGCttcttataatattttgaattctgGATGGGGTCAATTGCATAATAACAAAACttataattagggtttggttTTAACCCAAACCCTATACCTCCTTGGGCAGCGCCGTCTCTCGACTCTGTTCTCTCTGCAAAATTGCCCGCTCCACGCACGT is drawn from Salvia hispanica cultivar TCC Black 2014 chromosome 6, UniMelb_Shisp_WGS_1.0, whole genome shotgun sequence and contains these coding sequences:
- the LOC125193675 gene encoding uncharacterized protein LOC125193675 isoform X1; protein product: MRSWLLMFLLILSVLIHDAQGRILISNKASTPAEADHGLHQEKLGEMNKSNDEKESKKWSGSNRKLTLIHISSTTTIAKSGEIKSEALVSTNSKMGREDQNVVVNSSSKTQQEQDIVDMAEMDYTLARRKPPIHN
- the LOC125193675 gene encoding uncharacterized protein LOC125193675 isoform X2, giving the protein MRSWLLMFLLILSVLIHDAQGRILISNKASTPAEADHGLHEKLGEMNKSNDEKESKKWSGSNRKLTLIHISSTTTIAKSGEIKSEALVSTNSKMGREDQNVVVNSSSKTQQEQDIVDMAEMDYTLARRKPPIHN